Within the Trichoderma breve strain T069 chromosome 3, whole genome shotgun sequence genome, the region tactccgtagagtGGTCAAATACACTGTAAAGAATCGAAAGCACAGCGGCAACGGCAAGCCTAAAGGAGACCAAAGGAGGCCGCCTCTTGGCTCCCCACCCTGGCACTGGCCGCTACAGCCCCGTTACAGTAACGCTGAGAGGGGATTCCACTTGTCAGCCCGCCTTTGCAATCCCGACTCGTCTCGACTAgattccatctcctccatcatcagctcTGCCATCCCGCCCATTGCCCTGCCATCACTATCGCTGCTGCAGTGAGATCCCAGCCCCTCGCGTCTGCCTCTCGTCGCTGCCCTCGCTGCTGAGCACGAGATCGCGTCACGTGCTCCTTATCGCCCGCCACCCAAGCCATAGAGCGGGGAGTGTCTGGCGCTGCTATTGCTGCACAGCCCCAACTTTTGCTCAGTCCAGTTCGCATCGTCGTCACTTGCAGCGTCTCGTCGTCCTTCTCCTTAAACTGCGCCATCGACAACCGCTGCCGTCCGCTTGTCTTGCCTGCTGTGCCTTGTCGGAAGGCTGGTGCTGCCGTGCCTGGAGCGCTGCGAACACGACCGAGATCCCGTCACCATGGCGAGCCGAAACGATTCTGGGTAAGCATCACATTcactcttttgtttttgttttggctTTGGTTTTATATCAGGACCGCGGAGCCTATCTTTATGCAAGCCTCGTCCAGCTAACACGCATGTCTTACAGTAGACCCAATCTGCGGATTACAAGTGCGTCCTAGATACAAAGCCCACTCCCGCTTCAGAGACCCTTACGTTCGTTATTAACATGGATGCGTTCTCATAGTCATCGCCGCCGATGGTTTGTACAAGCGAGATGTCTTTCGTATGTATCTTCCCCTCCTGCTTGCTAATAAGCGCTTTCCGCTTCCATTCGCCAGTTTGCATCTCGTTAACAACATCAGGCTTCCCGGATCCCTTTGCTGTAGCGACCATCAATGGAGAGCAGACCAAGACGACGACTGTGAGCAAGAAGACGCTCAACCCTTACTGGAACGAGAGCTTTGATTTGTACGACCAATATCCCCCCCTCGCATTCACCATATGCCCCATTGATGAGCTGAATATTGATATCTGTGTAGTCGGGTCGACGAGGGAAGCATCCTGGCCGTCCAGGTCTTCGATCAAAAGAAGTTTAAAAAGAAGGACCAGGGTTTCCTTGGCGTTATCAATATCCGAATCGGTGACCTGATTCCAGAAGTCGGACCCGAAGCCGACGGTATGTCTCAGCCCTCCCTTCCCCCTTTTATTTTCTCAAGGCCTGCTAGTAGCTCGCTAACGCTTGGTTATTTCCAGATCAAATGATTACGAGAGACCTGAAGAAGTCGACTGATAACCTCGTCGTGCACGGCAAACTCATTCTCAACCTATCTTGCAACCTTAGCACCCCCATTCGTGCAGGCCAAGCGTCATCCAATAGACCTACCCTTGGTGCGCCCAGTGCCTCCAACCTGTCGACCCTGTCCGCTCCGGCCGGTGACCGGCCGAGTTCTGCCATGTCTGGTCCCAACGGCAACGCGCTTGTTTCTCAACCCAACCTCTCCTCCCACCATCCCGCCAGTGTCAGTGCCGTACCCGCGTCTTCGAGCGTCAATGGCTCTCACTCCCGCCCCACTAGTCAGCTGAGCCCGTTTGAGGATTCTCAAGGCCGTTTGCCTGCCGGTTGGGAACGCAGGGAGGATAACCTCGGCCGTACATATTATGTTGACCATAACACCCGCACCACCAGCTGGAATCGCCCGACGGCCGCCGGCGGCGCCGCGGAAACCCGAAACGAGCGTGAGGCCGTTACTCAGGTTGAACGCCAGAGACACCAAAACAGAACCCTGCCCGAGGATAGGACCGGTACAAGCTCGCCCACtctccagcaacaacagcaaggCTCTGGCGCGGGCAGCCCTAACAGCGCCGCTGCTAGCAATGCCGCCCCTAACAGCCACACGGCCATGATGCATACGGGTGCTACTCAACCCGGCTCCGGTGAACTTCCTCCAGGATGGGAACAGCGCTGGACCCCCGAAGGACGCCCCTACTTTGTCGACCACAACACGCGGACCACGACTTGGGTCGACCCACGCCGCCAGCAGTTCATCCGCATGTACGGCCAGAACAACACCAATGGCCAgattcagcagcagcccgtATCTCAGCTCGGCCCTCTGCCTAGCGGGTGGGAGATGCGTCTCACAAATACGGCCAGAGTCTACTTTGTTGACCACAATACCAAGACGACTACCTGGGATGATCCACGCCTTCCTTCATCGCTGGATCAAAACGTGCCCCAGTACAAGCGAGATTTTAGACGAAAGCTCATTTACTTCCGATCTCAGCCTGCCATGCGCATTCTTAGCGGGCAGTGCCACATCAAGGTCCGACGATCACACATTTTTGAAGACTCATTCGCCGAAATCACCCGCCAGTCTGCTACGGATCTGAAGAAGCGACTCATGATCAAGTTTGACGGCGAAGACGGTCTGGATTACGGTGGTCTTTCCCGAGagttcttcttcctgctttCTCACGAAATGTTCAATCCCTTCTACTGCTTATTCGAATACTCAGCGCACGATAATTATACCCTCCAAATCAACCCTCACTCCGGCATCAA harbors:
- a CDS encoding HECT-domain (ubiquitin-transferase) domain-containing protein; its protein translation is MASRNDSGRPNLRITIIAADGLYKRDVFRFPDPFAVATINGEQTKTTTVSKKTLNPYWNESFDFRVDEGSILAVQVFDQKKFKKKDQGFLGVINIRIGDLIPEVGPEADDQMITRDLKKSTDNLVVHGKLILNLSCNLSTPIRAGQASSNRPTLGAPSASNLSTLSAPAGDRPSSAMSGPNGNALVSQPNLSSHHPASLSPFEDSQGRLPAGWERREDNLGRTYYVDHNTRTTSWNRPTAAGGAAETRNEREAVTQVERQRHQNRTLPEDRTGTSSPTLQQQHNAAPNSHTAMMHTGATQPGSGELPPGWEQRWTPEGRPYFVDHNTRTTTWVDPRRQQFIRMYGQNNTNGQIQQQPVSQLGPLPSGWEMRLTNTARVYFVDHNTKTTTWDDPRLPSSLDQNVPQYKRDFRRKLIYFRSQPAMRILSGQCHIKVRRSHIFEDSFAEITRQSATDLKKRLMIKFDGEDGLDYGGLSREFFFLLSHEMFNPFYCLFEYSAHDNYTLQINPHSGINPEHLNYFKFIGRVVGMAIFHRRFLDAFFIGALYKMVLGKGVTLADMEGVDADFHRSLQWMLDNDISGGILEQTFSTEDERFGVLTTEDLIPGGRDIEVTNENKKEYVELMVKWRIEKRIAEQFQAFKEGFQELIPQDLINVFDERELELLIGGIAEIDVDDWKKHTDYRGYTESDEVIQNFWATVRSWDGEQKSRLLQFTTGTSRIPVNGFKDLQGSDGPRRFTIEKAGDLTNLPKAHTCFNRIDLPAYKTLETLQQKLTIAVEETMGFGQE